The genomic stretch GACGGCGACGGCGAAAACTCCCGCTGGTCGCGGCTGCTGCCCATCGTTGTCGAGCACGGCGCGGCCGTCGTCGCACTGACTATCGACGAAGAAGGCCAGGCCCGCACGGCATCGGAAAAGGTCCGGATCGCCAGTCGGATGATCGACGAACTACATGACCGCTGGGGCCTGGCGTACCCCGACATCATCATCGACGCGCTCACGTTCACCGTCGCGACCGGTCAGGAAGAGTCTCGGCGCGATGCGCTGGAGACCATCGAAGGTATCCGCCAGCTGAAAGAGAAGTACCCGACAATCAGTACGACGCTGGGTCTCTCGAACGTGTCGTTCGGGCTGAACCCCGCGGCGCGTCAGGTGCTGAACTCGGTGTTCCTGAACGAGTGTCAACAGGCCGGGCTGGACAGCGCGATCCTGCACGCGAGCAAGATTCTGCCAATGTCGAAGATTGACGATGAACAGAAGCAGGTCGCGCTCGACTTGATCTACGACCGTCGCCGTCCCGCCACCAATACCGAGTCGGCGTACGACCCGCTGACCCGACTGCTGGAGATCTTCGATGGGGTCAAGGTCGCCGGCAGCGCTGAATCCCGGGCAGAAGAACTGCGCGCATTGCCCCTCGATGAGCGTCTCAAGCGTCGGATCATCGACGGTGAACGTGCCGGTCTCGAGGATGATCTCGACGAAGCAATGCAGTCAATACCGCCGCTGAAGATCATCAACGAACTGCTGTTGGACGGAATGAAAACCGTCGGCGAGTTGTTCGGCTCCGGCCAGATGCAGTTGCCGTTCGTATTGCAGTCGGCTGAGGTGATGAAGGCGGCCGTCGCCCACCTCGAGCCACACATGGAGAAGACGGACGACGACGGCAAAGGGACGATCGTACTGGCCACGGTTAAGGGCGATGTCCATGACATCGGTAAGAACCTCGTCGACATCATTCTGAGCAATAACGGCTATTCCGTGGTCAACCTGGGCATCAAGCAGCCGGTCAACGCAATCATCGACGCAGCGGTGGAGCACAACGCCGACGTGATCGGGATGTCTGGGCTCCTGGTCAAGTCGACCGTAGTCATGAAGGAGAACCTGCAGGAACTCAACTCTCGTGGGCTGTCGGACCGGTTCCCGGTGGTGCTCGGCGGCGCAGCGCTGACTCGCGCATACGTCGAGGACGATTTGGACGACATTTACCAGTCGGACGTGTACTACGCACGCGATGCCTTCGAAGGCCTGCGGGTGATGGACGACATCAAGGCCGCGAGCCGCGGGGAGGTAACCGTGGCCGAGTCGGAGGAGCGCGCGCGCAAGAAGGCAGAACGTAAAGAGCGGCGGGCTCGCTCGCTGCGTATCGCGGAGGAACGCAAGGCCAAAGAGGGCCCGCTGGTGATTCCCGCTCGTTCGGACGTCGCCGATGACAATCCCGTACCGACCGCCCCGTTCTACGGATCCCGCGTGATCAAGGGGATCCCGCTGGCCGACTACGCCGGCATGCTCGACGAACGGGCCACGTTCATGGGGCAGTGGGGCCTACGTGGCACCCGCGACGGAGTGTCCTTCGAGCAGTTGGTGGAGACCGAGGGTCGTCCGCGGTTGCGGCAATGGCTGGATCGGATTCACACTGAGGCGCTCTCAGAGGCCGCAGTCGTGTACGGATACTTCCCGTGTGTATCTGAAGGAGACGACGTCATCGTGCTGAACGAGGATGGCTCGGACCGGGTGCGGTTCACCTTCCCTCGCCAGCAGCGCGATCGGCACTTATGTCTGGCGGACTTCTTCCGAAGCCGCAAGCAGGCAGACGCCGAAGGGCGTCCGGACGTGATCGCGTTCGACATCGTCACGATGGGCAACAAGATCTCAGACGCGACGGCCAAGTTGTTCGCGGACAATTCGTATCGCGAGTACATGGAGTTGCACGGACTGTCCGTGCAACTCACCGAGTCGCTGGCTGAGTACTGGCACAAGCGGATCCGTTCCGAACTCACGTTCGATGACGGTCGCGCGGCGTCCGCGGAGGATCCGGAGAGCCTGGACGACTACTTCAAGCTCGGCTACCGCGGTGCGCGGTTCGCATTCGGCTACCCGGCCTGCCCGGATCTGGAGGAGCAGACCAAACTCGTCGAGTTGTTGGACCCGTCTCGAATCGGCGTTGAACTCAGTGATGGCTTCCAGTTGCATCCGGAGCAGTCGACGTCAGCACTCGTCTGCCATCACCCCGAAGCGAAGTACTTCGCCACCTAATCACCAGACCCACTGGCCGCTCACCGGCCCTATCGTCGGCTGACTAGTCGGTGGGTCGCTCAGCCCGCCGGTCGATCGTGTAGCTGAGCGCGTGCTCCTCGGGGAAGGGCGGCGGTGTGCCGCCCTTCGCCGGGCACAGCGCATGGTGATCGCACCAGTCGCACAGCCTGCTGGGGTTAGGGCGGAAGTCCTGTGTCTCGATCGCCTTCTCGATCGCGGCCCAAAGCGCGCGTAGTTGTCGCTCCAGCCGTTCCAACTCGACCTGGTCGGGGGAGTAGGTGAGTTCGTCGCGGTCCGCCAGGTACATCAGTTTCAGCTGCGCTGGAATGGCGCCCGTGGTGCGCCACAACACGAGCGCGTAGAACTTCATCTGAAACAGGGCCTTCGCCTCGAACATCTCGCGCGGCGCTGCGCCGGTCTTGTAGTCGACTACGCGCACCTGGCCGTCCGGAGCGATATCCATGCGATCGACATATCCACGCAGGAGCAAGCCGTCATCGAGGACCGTCTGCACGAGCATTTCGCGCTCGGACGGGTCGAAGCGTCGCGGGTCCTCCAGCGCGAAATACTTCTTGACCAACGTTCGCGCCGTGCCCAGCCAGGTCGCGAGCTCTTTGCCTTGGTCGTCGCCAAACAACTCGCCGAGAACGGGTTCTTCGGTGAGCAGTTCAGACCATGCAGGCTCTACCATGCTCTGCGCCTGCTCGGGTGTGCGCTCGGCTCGCGGCAGCTCAAACAATTTCTCGAGGACCGCATGAACAACCGTGCCCCGGGCCGCGGCCGGAGACGGTTTCTCCGGGAGCCGGTCGACGCTGCGAAAGCGATACAACAACGGGCACGTCTTGAAGTCGGCCGCGCGGGACGGCGACAGCGAACCGGTTATCGGCATCTCAAGTAGCTCTTCGTCTGGCACGTTTCCCAGAGTAGGTGAGCGTGCCGACACATTTCGTGAGCCGCCTACGATGGTGACGTGCGCTTTTCACTTCCGCCCCTGCCGTTAGGCCGGTTTCTTGGCGCACCCATCTACATCACCGCTTCGTGGTTCCTCTTCGTGCTGGTCATCGTGCCGCTGTACGCGCGGCAGCTGCAGTCGTGGCTCGGTACGGCGCAGGCGATCGCGCTGGGAGCCGTGATGGCGTTGATGTGGGGCCTGTCGGTGTTGTTGCACGAGTTTGGACATGTCGCGGCAGCGCGCGCGATGCATTTTGACGTCGAGCGGGTCGAACTTGGCTTCATGGGCGGCGCGACGACCGTGCGCAGCGAGGACGACTCGCCACGTAGTGAACTCGTCGTGTCCGCAGCAGGCCCAGCGGTCTCACTGGCCATCGGACTGCCCGGCGCCATTAGTCTCCTCACGGGCAACGGCCCTGGATTCGGTGTCGACGGCGCATGGGGGATGTTGCTGTCGGCGATCACGCTCGCGAACCTCGCGATCGGAGTCTTCAACCTGTTGCCCGGACTGCCACTCGATGGCGGCCGAGTCGCGGTCGCGGTGTTGTGGAAAGCGACCGGCAACCAGCACAAGGCCACCATCATGGCCTCCTACTTCGGCCAGGTCATTTCCGCCGGCCTCGCCGCGTACGCCCTGTGGCGCGTACTGAGCTCGACGCAACCGTCGCGGGAGATCCCCTGGGTACTCGCCATCGCCATCATGTCGGCCTCGCTGTGGGCGATGGCAACCGCGAGTCGCGACAACGCGATCAAGGAAGCGCGCCTGGCCGGTCAACCGTTGTACGAGCGACTTATGCCAGTTCCCGTACTGGACGGTCGAGAGCCCGCAGCGAGTGCAAGTATCGTGCCCGATGCGCTCGTGCTGGTTCGCACCGCTGACGGTCTCGCGTACGCCGACCGCGCCATCGTGTCTTCGGCGACCGGCACGCTCACGGACCACGCGACACCCCTACCGGAGCACCGCCTGCTGGCCGAGGATGCCAGTTGCCTGGATCTGCTGCACGCTATTCGCCGATACGACGCACCATGGTTTGTGGTCCTCGCCGCGGACGGCGTACCGCTGGGCATCGTGGGCGCGCAAGCGCTCGCCGGCGAACCGGTAGCCTTGACCGAGTGACTGACTCCGCCGCATCGACCCACAACGCCCCGCTCCACGTAGGGGAACGTGTCCAACTCACCGACCCCAAGGGGCGGATGTACACGATCACGTTGGAGGCCGGCAAGCAGTTTCACACGCATCGCGGCGCCATTGAGCACGACAGTCTGCTAGGTGGTCCGGAGGGAATCGTGATCACCTCGACCGATGGCACCGCCTACCTCGCGTTACGACCACTGCTGGCCGACTACGTGTTGTCGATGCCCCGCGGCGCTCAGGTGATCTACCCCAAGGATGCCGCGCAGATCGTTGCAATGGGCGATATCCACCCTGGCGCCCGCGTCCTGGAAGCCGGCGCTGGTTCTGGCGCATTGACCTGCTCGCTGTTGCGTGCTGTCGGGCCCACGGGCTCGGTGACGTCGTACGAGATCCGTGAAGATCACGCGGTCATCGCGGAGCAGAACGTAGACGTGTTTTTCGGCGCGCGGCCAGAGAATTGGAGCCTGCGAATCGGGGACCTCGCCGAGGTGGGCGCCACCGATGAGGTCTACGACCGGGTGATCCTAGATATGTTGTCCCCGTGGCAGCCGCTGGAAGCCGTCGCGGCGAAGCTGCGTCCCGGCGGGGTTCTGATCGGCTACGTGGCGACCGTTCCGCAACTCTCACGACTCGTCGAAGCTCTGCGCGCGCATGGCTCGTTCACCGAGCCGTCTGCGTGGGAAACCCTCGAGCGACCCTGGCATGTGGTGGGGCTCGCCGTCCGCCCAGATCATCGGATGATCGCGCACACGGCGTTCATCGTGACCAGTCGTCGTCTGTCGGACGGCGTGAGCGCGCCCTCGCGACACCGCAAGCCAACCACCGCCCGCGCGGCCGTCGCGGGTGAAGCCGTCCAGACAGACGAAACGACGGCGTTCGCTCACGCGAACGCCGTCGATCTCGAGGCGGAACAGCCGCAACAGAAGAAGCGGTTACGTCCCCGTCTGCCGTAGCACTGGCTCCTCGCCGGAGGCATTCGTATCGCCGGCGTAGCCGTAGTCCGCAGCGCGTTCGCCGAGGTCGTTCGCACTCGACGTGGCGTCCTCGGACGTCTCCATACTCACGGTTTCGGTCGAGTTGGCCGTTGCGTCCGCCGCGTCGTGCGCCGACGGAGCGCCAAACGACACGTCGACGGGCTCCTGATCGTGAGTCGGCTCGGGCGTCTGTGCGGCGGGGTCCCGCTCGGCGAAGTCCTCGCCGGTCGCGTCGGTGACGTCGGTGAAGGTCATCGACGGTGTGCGGCGTTCCGACGGCGGCAGATCTGCGTCACGGTACGGAGCATCGTCGTACACGTCGCCGGCCGGATAGGTGAACCCGGGCTCTACCGGGCGAATGTCGCCGTTGGAGCCCGGAGCGAGATCGAACGGGTTCTCGTCTTCGCCGCGCCCCTCAGCCAGATCCATCGCGGCGGCGTACTCGGCAGCACGGCTGCGATTGGCGATCTTGAACGTCACCCAGGACAGCACCGCCGGCACGAGTCCGAGCAGCAGGCCGCCGAACGCGAACGAACGCACCAGCTCGGCGAGTACGCCGTTTCGGGCGGCCTCGGTGGGCGCCAGCGCATCAACTCGGATGAAGTAGACCGCCACGGACGCCACAACCGAACCAAGCAGCACACCGAACCAGGTGCCCAGCAGCGCGCTGGCACCATTACGTGGCGAGGCCTTGCGAGTAGTCAACAGTGTGACGACACCGGCGATGATGGCGACCAGCGCAACAGCAACATAGAACGTCACGTGCACCGAGGTCGGCGGCGAGTCGGTCCGGAACGGCCATTCCAGACCCGCGAAGTTGTTGGTAGTGAGCAGAGTGGGAAGAATCGCCTGGCTCGTGCCGCGCGCCGCGAGTACAGCGCTGAACCATACGACGCCCGCGAGGGCTGCCGCGGTGATCACGGTCGCGACGATGGCCGAAGCGAGAGAGCGTGCTCTATACATGCCATTTACCGTAGGCGCAAGACGGCGAAAGTTCGGGAGCCACTCCGCGGCGATTCGTAGACATTCCCGTGCCGCGCGGGAGGCCTTCGGGAAGTGTCCATGCGCTATAGAGTGGGACAGATGAGCGAGTCGACGCAGCCCAGCGAACCGGGTCGGGAACGACCGGCTAGCGAAGTCCGCCTCCTGCAGCAGGAGATCGACCGGCTCCGAGCGAAGGTTGCCTCGGGCCCGGCCTCATCGCGGTTGGTCTCCGAGCGATTGGTCGAGTCTCAACAGCGAGCGCAGGCTCTCGCCGACCGCAACGACAAGCTGGTGACCACGCTGCGCGACGCAAAAGAGCAACTCGCGCACCTGCGGGAGGAAATCGACCGACTTGCCGCACCCCCGAATGGCTTCGCGGTCTACCTGCGTTCGGTAGACGAGGCAACGGTCGACATTCTTAGTGCCGGCCGTAAGTTGCGCGTCGGTATCTCCCCGGAGATCGCCGCGACATCGCTACGCCGCGGCTGCGAAGTGATCTTGAACGAAGCGATGAACGTCGTCGATGTGGTCGGTTACGAGCGCACCGGTGAATTGGTGGCGATCAAAGAGTTGCTCACCGACGAACACGACGCTCCGGAGCGCGCCCTAGTCGCTACCCACACGGATGAGCAGCGAGTCTGCTACCTGTCCGACGCCCTGCGTGAGGCGACGGTCGCGATCGGCGACAGCGTGCTGATGGACAGCAAATCCGGCTACGTGTACGAGCGCATTCCGAAGAGCGACGTGGAGGATCTCGTCCTTGAGGAGGTCCCGGACATTTCGTACGGCGATATCGGCGGTCTGCAGGGCCAGATCGAGTTGATCCAGGACGCGGTGGAGATGCCGTTCCTGCATGCCGACCTGTTCGCCGAACACAACCTGCGTCCGCCCAAGGGCGTGTTGCTGTACGGACCCCCCGGATGCGGCAAGACCTTGATTGCCAAAGCCGTCGCGAACTCACTGGCCAAGCAGATCCACGCCGGTCAGGTCGCGGCCGGTGCCGTGCCGGACAACGACAAGGCTGCACGCTCGTACTTCTTGAACATCAAGGGCCCCGAGCTGCTGAACAAGTTTGTTGGCGAGACCGAGCGGCACATCCGGATGATCTTTAGCCGCGCGCGGGAGAAGGCGGATCAAGGAACGCCCGTCATCGTGTTCTTCGACGAGATGGAGTCCATATTCCGCACTCGCGGTACCGGCATTAGTTCGGACGTCGAGACGACGATCGTCCCGCAACTTCTGGCCGAGATCGACGGAGTCGAAGGGCTGGAAAACGTCATCGTGATCGGCGCGTCCAACCGCGAAGACATGATCGATCCGGCCATTCTTCGACCCGGTCGTCTCGACGTGAAGATCAAGATCGAGCGCCCGGATGCCGAGGCCGCTGCCGACATCTTCTCCAAGTACCTGACCGCCGATCTCCCGGTCAACGACGATGATCTGGCTGAGAACGGCGGCGATCGCACCGCAACGATCGAGGCGATGATCCAGTCGGTGGTGGAGCGGATGTACGCCGAGACCGAGGAGAATCAGTTCCTCGAGGTGACCTACGCCAACGGCGAGAAGCAAATCATGTACTTCAAGGACTTCAACTCGGGGGCGATGATTCAGAACATCGTCGACCGCGCCAAGAAACTAGCGATCAAGGACTTCTTGACGACTGGCTCCCGCGGGTTGAGAGTCAGCCATTTGATGTCGGCGGTGGTCGATGAGTTCGCCGAGAACGAGGACCTGCCGAACACCACGAACCCGGACGATTGGGCGCGAATCTCCGGAAAGAAGGGCGAGCGGATCGTGTACATCCGCACGTTGATTTCGAAGAAGTCCAAGAACCCGGGCGAGGCAATTGAGACGATGCACGGGACGGGGCAGTACCTCTGATGACTGTTCGTCGAGTCCTCGGCACGGAGGTCGAATACGGCATCAGCGTGCCTGGCGATCCCACGGCGAACCCGATGCTGCTGTCGGCGCAGTTGGTCGACGCGTACGCCGCAACCGATACGCCGCGGCGCAAACCGGCGTGGGATTTCGTGCACGAAGATCCGCTCGCGGACGCACGCGGGTACCGGGTTGGATCACGCGACGCGCTCGATCACAACGGCACGGACGTCGACGACGATCCATATCTGGCCAACGTCGTACTGACCAACGGCGCGAGGTTCTATGTCGATCACGCGCACCCGGAGTATTCCGCACCGGAAGTCACCAACCCACGCGATGCCGTGCTCTGGGACAAGGCCGGCGAACGGATAATGGACGAGGCAGCGCGGCG from Cumulibacter soli encodes the following:
- a CDS encoding site-2 protease family protein, translating into MRFSLPPLPLGRFLGAPIYITASWFLFVLVIVPLYARQLQSWLGTAQAIALGAVMALMWGLSVLLHEFGHVAAARAMHFDVERVELGFMGGATTVRSEDDSPRSELVVSAAGPAVSLAIGLPGAISLLTGNGPGFGVDGAWGMLLSAITLANLAIGVFNLLPGLPLDGGRVAVAVLWKATGNQHKATIMASYFGQVISAGLAAYALWRVLSSTQPSREIPWVLAIAIMSASLWAMATASRDNAIKEARLAGQPLYERLMPVPVLDGREPAASASIVPDALVLVRTADGLAYADRAIVSSATGTLTDHATPLPEHRLLAEDASCLDLLHAIRRYDAPWFVVLAADGVPLGIVGAQALAGEPVALTE
- the metH gene encoding methionine synthase; the encoded protein is MISPTSSRLIAALESGTLVADGAMGTMLQGYDLSLEDFDQLEGCNEILNVTRPDVVRAIHDAYLDAGAQAIETNTFGANYANLLEYDIPERIYELALTGAQLARERADLSSTEDDPRFVLGSIGPGTKLPTLGHTTFATLRDAYRQQVDGLIDGGVDALLIETCQDLLQAKSAVIGAKRAMTAKGRHVPIIVHVTVETTGTMLLGSEIGAALTALSALDIDLIGLNCATGPDEMSEHLRYLSTYSPIPISVMPNAGLPVLGANGAEYPLGPEDFSAAVARFVADYGVRFVGGCCGTTPEHVRALRAAVDAVQPAQRTPVSEPGISSLYQHVPYRQDAGVLLVGERTNTNGSKAFREALIDGRIDDCVEVAKGLARDGSHVIDLCVDYVGRDGATDMSRLAEQFATATTLPIMLDSTEVPVLEAGLERLGGRCIINSVNLEDGDGENSRWSRLLPIVVEHGAAVVALTIDEEGQARTASEKVRIASRMIDELHDRWGLAYPDIIIDALTFTVATGQEESRRDALETIEGIRQLKEKYPTISTTLGLSNVSFGLNPAARQVLNSVFLNECQQAGLDSAILHASKILPMSKIDDEQKQVALDLIYDRRRPATNTESAYDPLTRLLEIFDGVKVAGSAESRAEELRALPLDERLKRRIIDGERAGLEDDLDEAMQSIPPLKIINELLLDGMKTVGELFGSGQMQLPFVLQSAEVMKAAVAHLEPHMEKTDDDGKGTIVLATVKGDVHDIGKNLVDIILSNNGYSVVNLGIKQPVNAIIDAAVEHNADVIGMSGLLVKSTVVMKENLQELNSRGLSDRFPVVLGGAALTRAYVEDDLDDIYQSDVYYARDAFEGLRVMDDIKAASRGEVTVAESEERARKKAERKERRARSLRIAEERKAKEGPLVIPARSDVADDNPVPTAPFYGSRVIKGIPLADYAGMLDERATFMGQWGLRGTRDGVSFEQLVETEGRPRLRQWLDRIHTEALSEAAVVYGYFPCVSEGDDVIVLNEDGSDRVRFTFPRQQRDRHLCLADFFRSRKQADAEGRPDVIAFDIVTMGNKISDATAKLFADNSYREYMELHGLSVQLTESLAEYWHKRIRSELTFDDGRAASAEDPESLDDYFKLGYRGARFAFGYPACPDLEEQTKLVELLDPSRIGVELSDGFQLHPEQSTSALVCHHPEAKYFAT
- a CDS encoding ATP synthase subunit I; the encoded protein is MYRARSLASAIVATVITAAALAGVVWFSAVLAARGTSQAILPTLLTTNNFAGLEWPFRTDSPPTSVHVTFYVAVALVAIIAGVVTLLTTRKASPRNGASALLGTWFGVLLGSVVASVAVYFIRVDALAPTEAARNGVLAELVRSFAFGGLLLGLVPAVLSWVTFKIANRSRAAEYAAAMDLAEGRGEDENPFDLAPGSNGDIRPVEPGFTYPAGDVYDDAPYRDADLPPSERRTPSMTFTDVTDATGEDFAERDPAAQTPEPTHDQEPVDVSFGAPSAHDAADATANSTETVSMETSEDATSSANDLGERAADYGYAGDTNASGEEPVLRQTGT
- a CDS encoding tRNA (adenine-N1)-methyltransferase, which codes for MTDSAASTHNAPLHVGERVQLTDPKGRMYTITLEAGKQFHTHRGAIEHDSLLGGPEGIVITSTDGTAYLALRPLLADYVLSMPRGAQVIYPKDAAQIVAMGDIHPGARVLEAGAGSGALTCSLLRAVGPTGSVTSYEIREDHAVIAEQNVDVFFGARPENWSLRIGDLAEVGATDEVYDRVILDMLSPWQPLEAVAAKLRPGGVLIGYVATVPQLSRLVEALRAHGSFTEPSAWETLERPWHVVGLAVRPDHRMIAHTAFIVTSRRLSDGVSAPSRHRKPTTARAAVAGEAVQTDETTAFAHANAVDLEAEQPQQKKRLRPRLP
- a CDS encoding RecB family exonuclease; this translates as MPDEELLEMPITGSLSPSRAADFKTCPLLYRFRSVDRLPEKPSPAAARGTVVHAVLEKLFELPRAERTPEQAQSMVEPAWSELLTEEPVLGELFGDDQGKELATWLGTARTLVKKYFALEDPRRFDPSEREMLVQTVLDDGLLLRGYVDRMDIAPDGQVRVVDYKTGAAPREMFEAKALFQMKFYALVLWRTTGAIPAQLKLMYLADRDELTYSPDQVELERLERQLRALWAAIEKAIETQDFRPNPSRLCDWCDHHALCPAKGGTPPPFPEEHALSYTIDRRAERPTD
- the arc gene encoding proteasome ATPase, with the protein product MSESTQPSEPGRERPASEVRLLQQEIDRLRAKVASGPASSRLVSERLVESQQRAQALADRNDKLVTTLRDAKEQLAHLREEIDRLAAPPNGFAVYLRSVDEATVDILSAGRKLRVGISPEIAATSLRRGCEVILNEAMNVVDVVGYERTGELVAIKELLTDEHDAPERALVATHTDEQRVCYLSDALREATVAIGDSVLMDSKSGYVYERIPKSDVEDLVLEEVPDISYGDIGGLQGQIELIQDAVEMPFLHADLFAEHNLRPPKGVLLYGPPGCGKTLIAKAVANSLAKQIHAGQVAAGAVPDNDKAARSYFLNIKGPELLNKFVGETERHIRMIFSRAREKADQGTPVIVFFDEMESIFRTRGTGISSDVETTIVPQLLAEIDGVEGLENVIVIGASNREDMIDPAILRPGRLDVKIKIERPDAEAAADIFSKYLTADLPVNDDDLAENGGDRTATIEAMIQSVVERMYAETEENQFLEVTYANGEKQIMYFKDFNSGAMIQNIVDRAKKLAIKDFLTTGSRGLRVSHLMSAVVDEFAENEDLPNTTNPDDWARISGKKGERIVYIRTLISKKSKNPGEAIETMHGTGQYL